From the genome of Malus sylvestris chromosome 6, drMalSylv7.2, whole genome shotgun sequence, one region includes:
- the LOC126627333 gene encoding protein TPX2-like isoform X3: MELEEDMEVEQVLMAQEVDIDYEYDAARYFDFGRQETPAEARRAELWFESAKSYPPSPVVTRLILGLETLLENVNTLPKSNAETANDSNCDIGVGTKACAMDENSRAEGMNRGIFGNLQKVLNQPNGAGTGVTFNSYLNGDKLKGKSNASVKPSFPRSSTLMKPTASQLAKQNLKSLNGGSRFQMLHVQNNEKSLCSSSGVESQAPKRQKLDGGHLRKVTDVKEQTNFIHKVPKKDETFDKTTAHAKLRLTISREPDFETAHRAHRIRPNNGSMLEQVTSTHRKFKARPLNRKIFEAPSLPLPTRSTPKLPDFQEFHLKTMERAMQNASAVSSSSHHLNDHDKDLEKPSISTVVENRKGESRRPSTVECPKQDRNTGMQTFKARPLNKRIFSSKGDIGVFWNSKRETTVSMEFNFQTDRGVQQFPPTEFFSKLSLTTELQQNNGSPVKLSQPTSLSTKDSKENRSTFLQQEREVSTSSCR; encoded by the exons atgGAATTGGAGGAAGATATGGAGGTTGAGCAAGTTTTAATGGCGCAGGAAGTGGACATTGACTACGAGTACGATGCAGCTCGGTACTTCGACTTTGGTAGGCAGGAGACTCCGGCTGAGGCTCGCCGCGCCGAGCTCTGGTTCGAGTCCGCCAAGAGCTACCCGCCGTCTC CTGTTGTGACAAGGTTAATACTTGGACTGGAAACCCTCCTGGAAAATGTAAACACCTTGCCGAAATCCAATGCGGAGACTGCAAATGACAGCAATTGTGATATCGGTGTGGGCACAAAAGCATGTGCAATGGATGAAAATAGCAGAG CTGAAGGAATGAATAGAGGGATCTTTGGAAATTTACAAAAAGTTTTAAATCAACCAAATGGAGCTGGTACAG GGGTGACATTCAACAGTTACTTAAACGGTGATAAGCTTAAGGGTAAAAGTAATGCTTCTGTAAAGCCATCTTTCCCCAGGAGCTCAACTTTGATGAAGCCTACTGCAAGTCAGCTCGCTAAGCAAAATCTGAAGTCTCTAAATGGCGGTTCCAG ATTCCAGATGCTGCATGTTCAAAATAATGAGAAGAGCTTATGTAGTTCTTCTGGGGTTGAAAGTCAAGCTCCCAAAAGACAGAAGCTAGATGGAGGACACTTGCGTAAG GTTACTGATGTGAAGGAGCAAACTAATTTCATCCACAAGGTGCCTAAAAAG GATGAAACTTTTGACAAAACCACTGCACATGCTAAGTTGAGACTTACTATTTCAAGAGAGCCTGACTTTGAAACGGCACATAGGGCACACAGGATTAG GCCTAACAATGGATCAATGTTAGAACAAGTGACATCAACTCATCGAAAATTCAAAGCTCGTCCATTGAACCGAAAA ATTTTTGAGGCTCCTTCATTGCCACTCCCAACAAGGAGCACTCCAAAGTTGCCAGATTTTCAA GAGTTTCACCTGAAGACAATGGAAAGGGCTATGCAAAATGCATCGGCTGTTTCATCATCCTCACATCATCTCAACGATCATGACAAG GATTTGGAAAAACCAAGTATTTCTACCGTCGTGGAAAACAGAAAAGGAGAATCCAGAAG ACCAAGTACAGTGGAATGTCCTAAGCAAGATAGAAATACAGGAATGCAAACATTTAAAGCTCGTCCTCTTAACAAAAGG ATATTTTCTAGCAAAGGGGATATTGGTGTTTTCTGGAATAGTAAGCGGGAAACCACTGTATCAATG GAATTTAATTTTCAGACAGACAGGGGAGTACAGCAATTTCCGCCAACTGAATTTTTTAGTAAG CTCTCATTGACAACTGAGCTCCAGCAGAATAATGGATCACCAGTGAAACTTTCCCAGCCTACATCTTTGTCTACGAAG GACTCAAAAGAAAATAGATCGACTTTTTTGCAACAAGAACGTGAGGTAAG CACATCCTCTTGTAGATAA
- the LOC126627333 gene encoding protein TPX2-like isoform X2 has translation MELEEDMEVEQVLMAQEVDIDYEYDAARYFDFGRQETPAEARRAELWFESAKSYPPSPVVTRLILGLETLLENVNTLPKSNAETANDSNCDIGVGTKACAMDENSRAEGMNRGIFGNLQKVLNQPNGAGTGVTFNSYLNGDKLKGKSNASVKPSFPRSSTLMKPTASQLAKQNLKSLNGGSRFQMLHVQNNEKSLCSSSGVESQAPKRQKLDGGHLRKVTDVKEQTNFIHKVPKKDETFDKTTAHAKLRLTISREPDFETAHRAHRIRPNNGSMLEQVTSTHRKFKARPLNRKIFEAPSLPLPTRSTPKLPDFQEFHLKTMERAMQNASAVSSSSHHLNDHDKDLEKPSISTVVENRKGESRRPSTVECPKQDRNTGMQTFKARPLNKRFAESAKLTPCLLHIKEFNFQTDRGVQQFPPTEFFSKLSLTTELQQNNGSPVKLSQPTSLSTKDSKENRSTFLQQEREIKEKPSLFGGKQAQDGCMTDADKKLRMRRLGVC, from the exons atgGAATTGGAGGAAGATATGGAGGTTGAGCAAGTTTTAATGGCGCAGGAAGTGGACATTGACTACGAGTACGATGCAGCTCGGTACTTCGACTTTGGTAGGCAGGAGACTCCGGCTGAGGCTCGCCGCGCCGAGCTCTGGTTCGAGTCCGCCAAGAGCTACCCGCCGTCTC CTGTTGTGACAAGGTTAATACTTGGACTGGAAACCCTCCTGGAAAATGTAAACACCTTGCCGAAATCCAATGCGGAGACTGCAAATGACAGCAATTGTGATATCGGTGTGGGCACAAAAGCATGTGCAATGGATGAAAATAGCAGAG CTGAAGGAATGAATAGAGGGATCTTTGGAAATTTACAAAAAGTTTTAAATCAACCAAATGGAGCTGGTACAG GGGTGACATTCAACAGTTACTTAAACGGTGATAAGCTTAAGGGTAAAAGTAATGCTTCTGTAAAGCCATCTTTCCCCAGGAGCTCAACTTTGATGAAGCCTACTGCAAGTCAGCTCGCTAAGCAAAATCTGAAGTCTCTAAATGGCGGTTCCAG ATTCCAGATGCTGCATGTTCAAAATAATGAGAAGAGCTTATGTAGTTCTTCTGGGGTTGAAAGTCAAGCTCCCAAAAGACAGAAGCTAGATGGAGGACACTTGCGTAAG GTTACTGATGTGAAGGAGCAAACTAATTTCATCCACAAGGTGCCTAAAAAG GATGAAACTTTTGACAAAACCACTGCACATGCTAAGTTGAGACTTACTATTTCAAGAGAGCCTGACTTTGAAACGGCACATAGGGCACACAGGATTAG GCCTAACAATGGATCAATGTTAGAACAAGTGACATCAACTCATCGAAAATTCAAAGCTCGTCCATTGAACCGAAAA ATTTTTGAGGCTCCTTCATTGCCACTCCCAACAAGGAGCACTCCAAAGTTGCCAGATTTTCAA GAGTTTCACCTGAAGACAATGGAAAGGGCTATGCAAAATGCATCGGCTGTTTCATCATCCTCACATCATCTCAACGATCATGACAAG GATTTGGAAAAACCAAGTATTTCTACCGTCGTGGAAAACAGAAAAGGAGAATCCAGAAG ACCAAGTACAGTGGAATGTCCTAAGCAAGATAGAAATACAGGAATGCAAACATTTAAAGCTCGTCCTCTTAACAAAAGG TTTGCAGAATCAGCTAAGCTAACACCATGTTTACTTCATATAAAGGAATTTAATTTTCAGACAGACAGGGGAGTACAGCAATTTCCGCCAACTGAATTTTTTAGTAAG CTCTCATTGACAACTGAGCTCCAGCAGAATAATGGATCACCAGTGAAACTTTCCCAGCCTACATCTTTGTCTACGAAG GACTCAAAAGAAAATAGATCGACTTTTTTGCAACAAGAACGTGAG ATAAAAGAAAAACCTTCTCTGTTTGGTGGAAAGCAGGCTCAAGACGGGTGCATGACGGATGCTGATAAGAAACTGAGGATGAG GAGGTTGGGCGTCTGTTGA
- the LOC126627333 gene encoding protein TPX2-like isoform X1: protein MELEEDMEVEQVLMAQEVDIDYEYDAARYFDFGRQETPAEARRAELWFESAKSYPPSPVVTRLILGLETLLENVNTLPKSNAETANDSNCDIGVGTKACAMDENSRAEGMNRGIFGNLQKVLNQPNGAGTGVTFNSYLNGDKLKGKSNASVKPSFPRSSTLMKPTASQLAKQNLKSLNGGSRFQMLHVQNNEKSLCSSSGVESQAPKRQKLDGGHLRKVTDVKEQTNFIHKVPKKDETFDKTTAHAKLRLTISREPDFETAHRAHRIRPNNGSMLEQVTSTHRKFKARPLNRKIFEAPSLPLPTRSTPKLPDFQEFHLKTMERAMQNASAVSSSSHHLNDHDKDLEKPSISTVVENRKGESRRPSTVECPKQDRNTGMQTFKARPLNKRIFSSKGDIGVFWNSKRETTVSMEFNFQTDRGVQQFPPTEFFSKLSLTTELQQNNGSPVKLSQPTSLSTKDSKENRSTFLQQEREIKEKPSLFGGKQAQDGCMTDADKKLRMRRLGVC, encoded by the exons atgGAATTGGAGGAAGATATGGAGGTTGAGCAAGTTTTAATGGCGCAGGAAGTGGACATTGACTACGAGTACGATGCAGCTCGGTACTTCGACTTTGGTAGGCAGGAGACTCCGGCTGAGGCTCGCCGCGCCGAGCTCTGGTTCGAGTCCGCCAAGAGCTACCCGCCGTCTC CTGTTGTGACAAGGTTAATACTTGGACTGGAAACCCTCCTGGAAAATGTAAACACCTTGCCGAAATCCAATGCGGAGACTGCAAATGACAGCAATTGTGATATCGGTGTGGGCACAAAAGCATGTGCAATGGATGAAAATAGCAGAG CTGAAGGAATGAATAGAGGGATCTTTGGAAATTTACAAAAAGTTTTAAATCAACCAAATGGAGCTGGTACAG GGGTGACATTCAACAGTTACTTAAACGGTGATAAGCTTAAGGGTAAAAGTAATGCTTCTGTAAAGCCATCTTTCCCCAGGAGCTCAACTTTGATGAAGCCTACTGCAAGTCAGCTCGCTAAGCAAAATCTGAAGTCTCTAAATGGCGGTTCCAG ATTCCAGATGCTGCATGTTCAAAATAATGAGAAGAGCTTATGTAGTTCTTCTGGGGTTGAAAGTCAAGCTCCCAAAAGACAGAAGCTAGATGGAGGACACTTGCGTAAG GTTACTGATGTGAAGGAGCAAACTAATTTCATCCACAAGGTGCCTAAAAAG GATGAAACTTTTGACAAAACCACTGCACATGCTAAGTTGAGACTTACTATTTCAAGAGAGCCTGACTTTGAAACGGCACATAGGGCACACAGGATTAG GCCTAACAATGGATCAATGTTAGAACAAGTGACATCAACTCATCGAAAATTCAAAGCTCGTCCATTGAACCGAAAA ATTTTTGAGGCTCCTTCATTGCCACTCCCAACAAGGAGCACTCCAAAGTTGCCAGATTTTCAA GAGTTTCACCTGAAGACAATGGAAAGGGCTATGCAAAATGCATCGGCTGTTTCATCATCCTCACATCATCTCAACGATCATGACAAG GATTTGGAAAAACCAAGTATTTCTACCGTCGTGGAAAACAGAAAAGGAGAATCCAGAAG ACCAAGTACAGTGGAATGTCCTAAGCAAGATAGAAATACAGGAATGCAAACATTTAAAGCTCGTCCTCTTAACAAAAGG ATATTTTCTAGCAAAGGGGATATTGGTGTTTTCTGGAATAGTAAGCGGGAAACCACTGTATCAATG GAATTTAATTTTCAGACAGACAGGGGAGTACAGCAATTTCCGCCAACTGAATTTTTTAGTAAG CTCTCATTGACAACTGAGCTCCAGCAGAATAATGGATCACCAGTGAAACTTTCCCAGCCTACATCTTTGTCTACGAAG GACTCAAAAGAAAATAGATCGACTTTTTTGCAACAAGAACGTGAG ATAAAAGAAAAACCTTCTCTGTTTGGTGGAAAGCAGGCTCAAGACGGGTGCATGACGGATGCTGATAAGAAACTGAGGATGAG GAGGTTGGGCGTCTGTTGA